The Daucus carota subsp. sativus chromosome 7, DH1 v3.0, whole genome shotgun sequence genome window below encodes:
- the LOC108196133 gene encoding uncharacterized protein LOC108196133 codes for MQVTNSDQLAVETSNNSEKSDENEVLDGQDTDSSPNCDSNCDSVLDVSGKTLDLEYPEIRNGGGDAIESYYVYKNVFNLIPKTVGSLGKLKTLKFFANEINLFPPEFSYLAQLESVQVKISSPGLNGLPLQKLKALKELELSKVPPRSNAFLILREIAGLNLLTRLSVCHYSIRYLPPEIGCLNKLEYLDLSFNKMRTLPIEITYLNNLISLKITNNKLVELPSELCSLNRLNDLDLSNNRLTSLHCLDLGLMHNLQSLNLQYNKIRDPCQIPSWICCNMEGNDRDMIADEPVSSSVEMDVLESTVPEIYGSPRKGSSTALASHFSGSSSSNRNSAARKSGKGWKRRYYLQQRARQERLNSSRKCKVEDSAEYLTLKATDNHKLTDLASDSLEDAPSDIVYPEISEKELNSGEAETEKTVIRLEDDVISSHNDCFEESCSFDMSSAEKRKGKDEFVKNSSSLNPLLDTVVQDEETVLEISSSNLKSKRHPEKDLDSPKPRKSRRPFDRHLNLCLKYSTESFCSTEDHLPDGFYDAGRDRPFMPLRSYEENLHIGAREVILLDRETDEELDAITLCAQALVCQFKEMNGSAEEGQQVAIENLQIASLLALFVSDHFGGSDKSSIIERTRKAVSGSNYVKPFVCTCPTGNGESIRKSMKQGLDYPEDIVMQDLCERSLQSVKTKQNSIIVPIGRLRFGVCRHRSLLLKYLCDRVEPRVPCELVRGYLDFSPHAWNVIITKRGDSYTRMIVDACRPHDIRAETDPEYFYRYIPLSRVDGSLMEGNSLGHRISFPSLSSSEEVVKVGSTEIVRSKLGSVEAAAKVRTLETRGASADEIKNFELTCLGEVRILSALESSCIVKLYGHQISSKWIQSSDKSSEHRILQSNILLEYMEGGSLNDYLLKLCRDGKTNVQVELALHIARDVAQALLELHSKDIIHRDIKSENILMDFNRRKSDGSPIVKLCDFDRAIPLRSFLHSCCISHNGIPPADICVGTPRWMAPEVFRTMHECRLYGLEVDIWSFGCVLLELLTLQVPYSGLPESDIHEFLKMGKRPPLTDELEALCSQEDPTMAHSGTELDSSDPDFESLKFLVGLYRQCTEEDPTDRPTAENLYNMICARTSSLTSSRSSQE; via the exons ATGCAGGTCACTAATTCGGATCAATTAGCCGTAGAAACCTCGAATAACAGCGAAAAAAGCGATGAAAATGAAGTCTTGGACGGTCAAGACACTGATTCGAGCCCCAATTGTGACTCCAATTGTGATTCTGTGCTCGATGTTTCGGGGAAGACGTTGGATTTGGAGTACCCTGAGATACGTAATGGCGGGGGAGATGCGATAGAGAGTTATTACGTGTATAAGAATGTGTTTAATTTGATTCCGAAGACTGTGGGGAGTCTTGGCAAGTTGAAGACTTTGAAGTTTTTCGCGAATGAGATTAATTTGTTTCCACCGGAGTTTAGTTATTTGGCTCAGTTGGAGAGCGTGCAAGTCAAGATTTCGTCGCCGGGGTTGAATGGATTGCCTCTGCAGAAGCTTAAGGCTTTGAAAGAGCTGGAGTTGAGTAAAGTGCCTCCTAGGTCGAATGCTTTTCTGATTCTGAGGGAAATTGCAGGGCTTAATTTGTTGACTAGGCTCTCCGTCTGTCACTATTCCATCAG ATATCTGCCCCCAGAAATTGGTTGTCTTAATAAGCTGGAATATTTGGATCTTTCATTTAACAAAATGAGGACTCTGCCAATTGAGATAACTTACTTGAATAACTTAATATCTCTCAAAATAACTAATAATAAATTGGTTGAGTTACCTTCGGAGTTGTGTTCTCTGAATAGATTAAATGACTTGGATCTCTCAAATAATCGATTGACGTCCTTGCACTGTCTCGACCTTGGCTTGATGCATAACCTTCAGAGTTTAAATCTTCAG TACAATAAGATTCGTGACCCATGTCAAATTCCCTCATGGATTTGCTGCAACATGGAAGGAAATGACAGAGATATGATTGCTGATGAACCTGTCAGCTCCTCTGTAGAAATGGATGTACTAGAAAGTACAGTTCCAGAAATTTATGGCAGTCCCAGGAAAG GCTCCTCTACTGCCTTGGCAAGCCATTTTAGTGGGTCATCATCAAGCAACCGGAATTCTGCTGCGCGAAAGTCAGGCAAGGGTTGGAAAAGACGGTATTATCTACAACAGAGAGCACGGCAAGAGCGTCTCAACAGCAGCAGAAAGTGCAAAGTTGAAGATTCTGCCGAGTATTTGACACTAAAAGCTACTGATAATCACAAACTTACTGATCTTGCTTCTGACTCTCTCGAAGATGCTCCATCAGACATTGTATATCCTGAGATTAGCGAGAAAGAATTAAATTCTGGAGAAGCTGAAACTGAAAAAACAGTTATTAGGTTGGAGGATGATGTTATTAGTTCACATAATGACTGTTTTGAGGAAAGCTGTTCATTTGACATGTCGTCTGCTGAGAAACGGAAGGGTAAAGACGAATTCGTAAAGAATAGCTCATCTCTGAATCCTCTTTTAGATACTGTTGTGCAGGATGAAGAAACTGTTCTGGAAATATCTAGTTCTAATTTGAAGTCGAAAAGGCATCCCGAGAAGGATCTTGACAGTCCTAAGCCTAGAAAATCTCGGAGGCCATTTGACAGACACTTGAATTTGTGCCTCAAATACAGCACAGAATCATTTTGCAGCACCGAGGACCATCTACCAGATGGATTTTATGATGCAGGACGAGATCGTCCTTTTATGCCGCTAAGAAGTTATGAGGAGAATTTGCATATTGGCGCACGTGAAGTTATTCTTCTGGATAG GGAAACTGACGAGGAGTTAGATGCTATCACTCTTTGTGCTCAAGCATTGGTGTGTCAGTTTAAAGAGATGAATGGTTCTGCAGAGGAAGGGCAGCAGGTTGCTATTGAAAACTTGCAAATTGCTTCATTGCTTGCCCTTTTTGTATCTGATCACTTTGGAGGCAGTGACAAAAGTTCAATTATTGAAAGAACACGGAAAGCTGTTTCCGGTTCAAACTATGTGAAGCCTTTCGTTTGCACTTGCCCAACTGGAAATGGTGAGAGTATCAGGAAATCAATGAAACAGGGCTTGGACTACCCTGAAGATATAGTAATGCAAGATCTTTGTGAGAGGTCACTACAATCTGTTAAAACTAAACAGAACTCCATCATTGTTCCTATTGGGAGACTGCGATTTGGTGTCTGTAGGCATAGATCATtgctactaaag TACCTATGTGACAGGGTAGAACCTCGAGTACCCTGTGAACTAGTTAGGGGCTATTTGGATTTCTCTCCCCATGCCTGGAATGTGATTATTACCAAGAGGGGTGACTCATATACTCGAATGATTGTGGATGCATGTCGTCCACATGATATTAGGGCCGAGACAGACCCAGAATATTTTTACAG ATATATACCCCTAAGTCGAGTTGATGGTTCTCTCATGGAAGGGAACAGTCTTGGTCACAGAATTTCATTTCCCTCTCTGTCATCATCTGAAGAAGTTGTTAAAGTGGGTTCAACTGAAATTGTTCGCTCCAAATTAGGATCAGTCGAGGCTGCTGCTAAG GTTCGTACACTAGAAACCCGTGGGGCCTCTGCTGATGAAATTAAAAACTTTGAGCTCACTTGTCTAGGGGAAGTAAGAATTCTAAGTGCTCTGGAAAGTTCTTGCATTGTAAAACTCTATGGTCATCAGATATCTTCAAAGTGGATCCAGTCATCAGATAAAAGTTCAGAGCATCGTATATTACAGTCTAATATATTGTTGGAGTATATGGAAGGGGGATCCTTAAAT GATTATTTGCTGAAGCTATGTAGAGATGGTAAGACAAATGTTCAGGTGGAGCTAGCGTTGCATATTGCTAGGGATGTTGCACAAGCCCTGTTGGAGCTGCACTCTAAAGATATCATCCATCGTGATATAAAAagtgaaaatattttaatggattttaatagGAGAAAATCTGATGGATCTCCTATCGTCAAGCTATGTGATTTTGATAGAGCAATACCTCTCCGCTCGTTCTTGCATTCCTGCTGTATTTCTCATAATGGAATACCTCCTGCTGATATCTGTGTTGGGACGCCTCGTTGGATGGCCCCTGAGGTTTTTCGTACAATGCATGAATGTAGACTGTATGGGCTG GAAGTGGACATCTGGTCATTTGGATGTGTACTCTTGGAGTTGTTGACTTTGCAAGTCCCTTATTCAGGGCTTCCAGAATCAGATATTCACGAATTTCTCAAG ATGGGAAAGAGACCGCCATTGACAGATGAACTAGAAGCTTTGTGTTCACAGGAAGATCCTACTATGGCTCACTCTGGCACTGAGCTGGATAGTTCAGATCCTGACTTTGAAAGTCTGAAATTCCTAGTTGGCTTGTATCGACAATGTACGGAAGAGGATCCGACTGACCGTCCCACTGCCGAGAACCTCTACAATATGATATGTGCAAGAACAAGCTCCCTAACTAGTTCGAGAAGTTCACAGGAGTAG